One Hippoglossus hippoglossus isolate fHipHip1 chromosome 5, fHipHip1.pri, whole genome shotgun sequence genomic window carries:
- the akr7a3 gene encoding aflatoxin B1 aldehyde reductase member 3: MRGRISGGARQIGQILLIRDSPLLSLRFVSGRNMATQAKRPASLLGTMAFGGRADAEQSLEMVQRFLGRGHKHVDTAFMYMDGKSEAVIGGMKLPDTVSIATKANPWDGKTLKPESVRSQLETSLQRLQAACVDLFYLHAPDHQNPIQDTLRACDELHKEGKFKEFGLSNYASWEVAEIVTICRHNNWIQPTVYQGMYNATTRLVETELLPCLRHYGMRFYAYNPLAGGLLTGKYHYEDKDGSQPSGRFFGNNWAAAYRDRYWKESHFQAIGLVLKTLESVYGSEKPTLTSAAMRWMYHHSQLKGDLGDGVIIGMSSMEQLLQNLDAAEEGPLDERVVAAFDEAWNLVAHECPKYFR, encoded by the exons ATGAGGGGAAGAATATCCGGAGGAGCGCGACAGATCGGACAGATCCTCCTTATCAGAGACTCTCCGTTACTTTCGCTGAGGTTCGTGTCTGGAAGGAACATGGCGACTCAAGCGAAGCGGCCCGCGTCCTTACTGGGAACGATGGCGTTCGGCGGCCGAGCTGACGCCGAGCAGAGCCTGGAGATGGTGCAGAGGTTCCTGGGCAGAGGACACAAACATGTGGACACAGCCTTCATGTACATGGACGGAAAGTCTGAGGCGGTCATAGGCGGCATGAAGCTCccagacacag TAAGCATCGCGACCAAGGCCAACCCCTGGGACGGGAAGACGCTGAAGCCAGAGAGTGTGCGCTCCCAGCTGGAAACCTcccttcagaggctgcaggcCGCCTGTGTGGACCTCTTCTACCTCCATGCCCCGGACCACCAAAACCCCATCCAGGACACTCTGAGGGCCTGTGATGAGCTCCACAAAGAG GGAAAATTCAAGGAGTTTGGCCTGTCGAACTATGCATCATGGGAAGTGGCTGAAATCGTGACCATCTGCAGACACAACAACTGGATCCAGCCCACTGTTTATCAG GGGATGTACAACGCCACAACAAGACTGGTGGAGACCGAGTTGCTGCCGTGCCTGAGACACTACGGAATGAGATTCTACGCGTACAATCCTCTGGCAG GTGGCCTTCTGACAGGGAAGTATCATTACGAGGACAAAGACGGCTCCCAGCCTTCAGGACGATTCTTCGGTAACAACTGGGCTGCAGCGTATAGAGACAG ATACTGGAAGGAAAGCCATTTCCAGGCCATCGGCTTGGTTCTAAAGACGTTGGAGTCAGTGTACGGCTCAGAAAAACCCACCCTGACATCTGCTGCTATGCGCTGGATGTACCACCACTCCCAACTAAAG GGGGATCTTGGCGATGGAGTCATCATTGGCATGTCAAGCATGGAGCAACTCCTGCAGAACCTGGATGCTGCCGAGGAGGGTCCTCTGGATGAGAGAGTGGTTGCTGCTTTCGATGAAGCCTGGAATCTCGTAGCCCACGAGTGTCCAAAGTACTTCAGATGA